The proteins below are encoded in one region of Phaseolus vulgaris cultivar G19833 chromosome 1, P. vulgaris v2.0, whole genome shotgun sequence:
- the LOC137815675 gene encoding uncharacterized protein has translation METPFSLVYGADAMIPVEIHETSPRFLGFVAEESNEERRVNLDLIDEAREEAKIKAEAVKRRVERQYSSKVKLRQFQMGDLVMRKAHSYELENKLSPKWTGPFRITKVKGNGSYKLETLEGSPIPRSWNAANLKFYFS, from the coding sequence atggagacaccattcagcttagtgtatggagcggacgccatgatcccagtagagatccatGAAACCTCGCCTCGTTTCCTGGGTTTCGTGgcggaagaatccaacgaagaaaggagggtgaacctggacctgatAGACGAGGCTAGGGAAGAAGCAAAAATTAAGGCcgaggccgtgaagagaagggtggagcgtCAATACAGCTCCAAAGTGAAGCTGCGACAATTCCAGATGGGTgatctggtcatgaggaaggcccacTCCTACGaattagaaaacaagttgtctcccaagtggactggaccgttcagaataaccaaAGTCAAAGGGAATGGTTCGTATAAGCTAGAGACTTTAGAAGGAAGCCCCATCCCACGTAGCTGGAATGCggcaaatttaaagttttatttcagttga
- the LOC137815676 gene encoding uncharacterized protein, with amino-acid sequence MTDLPIQKVLQKPDVAGRMVRWAVGFSEFDIQYEPWGSIKGQVYADFVAELSLGGDPQEVEAGAQWMLSVDGFSNQQGSGAGIILEGPNGVFIEQALRFAFKASNNQAEYEVLIAGMLLAKEMGAQSLLAKSDSQLVTGQVTGGYQAKDPQMAAYLKYVEVLKRAFAAFELVHVPREKNARADLLAKLASSGKGGKQRTVIQETLKTPRKFVADNRVDVLHVGTTRGKPRSHRSLSQETVRAPCISTYVASPGEERSVQVCALEEGDTWMTLYRRYLADGILPAKPEEGKKTKRNAARYTLVDGILFRHGFTHPILTCVSGDECTRIMAELHEGICGSHVGGRSLASKVIGAGFFWPTVREDCVRYAQHCKQCQKHADWHKAPLEELRSIYSPWPFHTWGIDILRPFPLAIRQMKYLIVAIEYFTKWIEAEPVAQITAHKVQHFVWKNIICRFGVPRRLISDNGT; translated from the coding sequence atgacggACCTTCCCATCCAGAAGGTACTCCAGAAGCCAGACGTGGCCGGGaggatggtacgctgggcagtgggattttcagaatttgacatccagtacgagccctgGGGATCCATCAAAGGCCAGGTCTATGCTGactttgtagcagaactttcacTAGGAGGAGATCCTCAAGAGGTGGAAGCAGGGGcacagtggatgctctcagtAGACGGAttttccaaccagcaagggagcgGAGCTGGAATAATCCTGGAGGGACCTAATGGGGTGTTTATCGAACAGGCTTTgcgtttcgccttcaaggcaagcaacaaccaggcaGAGTACGAGGTGTTGATTGCCGGGATGCTTTTGGCCAAAGAAATGGGTGCTCAGAGCctcttggcaaagagtgactcacaactagtcacgggacaagtaacggGGGGATACCaagcgaaggacccacagatggctgCGTATCTGAAGTATGTCGAGGTATTGAAAAGAGCCTTCGCCGCGTTTGAGCTAGTGCACGTCCCCAGGGAAAAAAATGCTAGAGCTGACCtacttgccaagctggccagctcaggcaaggggggaaagcAGAGGACCGTAATACAGGAGACCCTCAAGACGCCGCGAAAGTTCGTTGCAGACAACAGAGTAGACGTCCTTCACGTTGGTACAACAAGAGGGAaaccaaggagtcatcgctcgCTGAGTCAAGAGACGGTGAGGGCACCTTGCATCAGCACTTACGTAGCCTCGCCAGGTGAAGAAAGGAGTGTACAAGTGTGCGCTTTGGAGGAAGGTGACACTTGGATGACCCTTTACaggcgatacctggcggatgggatCCTCCCAGCAAAGCCAGAGGAAGGCAAGAAGACTAAGAGGAACGCCGCCAGGTACACCTTAGTGGATGGGATATTATTCAGGCATGGGTTTACGCACCCTATCTTgacgtgcgtaagcggcgacgagtgcaccaggataatggctgaacttcacgaaggtatttgtggaAGCCACGTTGGAGGAAGATCCTTGGCGTCCAAGGTGATAGgtgcaggtttcttctggccaacagtaagagaAGATTGTGTACGATACGCCCAGcattgcaagcagtgccagaagcatgccgattggcacaaggcgccgctaGAGGAGTtaagatccatatacagcccgtggcctttccacacctGGGGAATTGATATCCTACGCCCGTTTCCATTGGCAATAAGGCAGATGAAATAcctgatcgttgccatcgaatatttcaccaagtggatagaggcagagccagtggcacagatcaccgcccacaaggtacaacactttgtttggaaaaacattATATGTCGCTTTGGGGTGCCAAGGCGTCTCATTTCAGACAATGGCACCTAG